The following is a genomic window from Engraulis encrasicolus isolate BLACKSEA-1 chromosome 13, IST_EnEncr_1.0, whole genome shotgun sequence.
CCGCCCCGCCCCACTCCAGTTTCATAAAATACACCTAGTATTGCAACTTTGTTAGGTAAACATTAAATACACTATGTAGAATTACAATAAACAACGCTCTGTACATTATTGCCTCAATAAGCTGCCTGAGGATGCAGCCTCATAGGAAATGACTACTAGGACAGGAGAATGATGAAAAGGCCCATGGGTCTTCAGCTCGACATCAGGAGAAACAACAACTCGACAATTTCCTCGTTTTTCTTCCCCCCgatgaataaaaaaaagatatttttttgataTCATTTCATCACAACTGAATCCAAACAAACAATTGAATGAAAAATAAAACCTTGTAGAGGGCAATTCGTCTTTTGTCAGAaacattttcttgtttttctttgtaACTGGTTCCTCCGGTAAAGAGGTGAACAGGTATATGGCTATCCATATTGATGATATCTAGAGTTGAGGCATAGGATGAGAAGTATTAGCACGACAACCAGAACAAGCTCGGATCCCAGGGCTGctaaagaggaagaggggggggtgggggggtggggggggggtggttggttggttgagaAAGCATGGACTAGGGGTGATCGACAGCACGATTACAAGACAGCACGTAGGCCAAAAAACTGAGCAAGAGAGACACTCCCTGACGACATGAAAGCCACTGGACTGAAGATGTGCAACTGCCCTGCCCCGTTCCAGAAGGAATTCCTTGTTGTTCCAACACACTGTCTGCACGTAATACGCGTATATCCAGAGCAGGGTTTTGTCCGTTTTAAATTGAATAGGAAGACCATGATAATTCAAGTCATTCAGGAAAGCAGTTTGGTGCTTTTTTGTTAAAATCTTTTCTTGTATTTTctcgttttctcttctcttctctctctctctctctttcttctactGTTGTTCTCTGCCATGGAGAGCTTATGGTAAGGTGGGCAGTCACGGGTAAACGGCTTTAATAAATACACGGCTGCTCGGGATGTCGCAGTCCTGTCAGCGAAGAGCCGGAGGCAGAGGTGTGAAGGGGACATCCGAtatgcagcgcagcgcagcgcagcgcagcgcagcgcagcgcagcgcacagTGCCAAGGTGTGTGCGtacggctgtgtgtgtatgtgcgtgtgggtgcgtgtgtgtgttgtttgagggGGAAGGTCATAGGGACAGTTCTCTCTGTAAGCCCTCCATATTGCCACTGGCAATTCAGCAGACATATTGATGATATGGGGTCAGgctgactgtgatgtgtgtatatgtgtgttaccCTGTGGCTGTCTGTGTTGAATTTGTGCgcttatttatgtatgtgtgtgcgtgtgtgtgtgaaggcatgtgtgtatgtgtgcgtgcgtgcatgcgtgtgtgtgtgtgtgtgtttgtgtgtgtgtgtatagacgacgtgcatgcatgtgtgcatgtgtgcgtgtgtgttcgtgtgcatgtgcgcacgtgtatgcgtgttgccgtgtgtgtatgtgtggtgtgtgtgtgagagagagagagtgtcagtctGGTATGGTCTAGGGCCGGATCAATAGGGCGCGAAGAGGATGGAGCCGGTGGTGGGGCCCCGAATGGGCCCCGGGGCGGCCCGCAGGAAGGAGGGGGGCAGGCCGGCCGTCTGGAAGAGGGAGGCGGCGTTGGGGCGCGCGTGCAGCGAGATGGAGGGCACCGTGGTGGCAGAGAAGGGGTTCGGGGACAGGAACGCGGCCGTGGTGATGGTCGGCTTCACCAGGTCCTTCTGCAGAGCCAACTTCGcctggaggagagaaagagagggagagggaggggtagagagagagagagggaggaagagagagagagagagggggggggggcagagaattGAATTTTCAATTTAAAAAACACGTTTATTTACtattcttggaatacagaagcacagattgtgctatggagtgctatggagatagagagagagagagaggggggggggggcagagaatttaatcttggaatacagaagcactgattgtgctatggagtgctatggagagagagagagagagagagagagagagagagagagagagagagatggagggagagaggaagagagagtgtgtgagagaggtaaagatagagaaagtgatatgggaaagcaaaggaaaagaaagaaagaaacgaatacgtacatagaaaaagaaaaatatgaaAGCGAAAGCATGATAGACAGAAAaaatagataaagagagaaagaaagaaagaaatacagtaaagaaagaaagaaagaaagaaagaaagaaagaaagaaagaaagaaagaacgaaagagagacaTCACAGACTTATGAATATGTGGCAGAGTAAAAAACAACATTGATTAGGCTGTCAAGCTGATTCATTATGGAAACTTGTCTATAATTATTGCAGACAAATGGCTCATTGAGTTGGAATGAAAATATGACTAAAGTGAAAGAAACGGAGGGAGGGAGCAGCCTTTCTCTTTCTGCATTATTCACAGAGTAAACAGATTGCACTTATAAAGCATAATGCATTCAGTCAAAATGAAGTACTGCACGCAGGTCGCATAATAACAATGTATCATGCTCGCTGTGTGAGAGTGCTCTTGTGcctgagtgagtgcgtgagtgcgtgtgtgcgtgtgtgtgtgtgtgtatgtgtggatgtgtgcgcatatgagtgtgtgtgtgtgtgtgtgtgtgcgcatgcacacgtgtatgtgtgtgtgtttgtatgtgtgtgtgtgtgtgcatgtgttagtgtgcCTGCTTGTAAAAAAGAGACACCAGAGTCTTCTTCCAGAGTATCATCGTCTCCTGAGAAACGTATTTAGCAGCACCATTAAAATGAGCGCTATTAGCGGTTTGCAGGCTTTAATCCCTGAAATCTGAGGAAGGCTTTTGGGTGAGGCAGGAGAGGacaaggaagaagagaagggtggaagaggaaaggaaatgagggAGGTAAAGAAaccaagagggggagaggagaggagagaagaggagaggagaggagaggagaggagaggagaggagaggaggaggagaggagaggagagggaagaagagaagggtAGAAGAAAGAGGGGAGGTAAGGAAggcgagggggaggagaggagagtagatgagaggagaaggaagaaaatAGGatagaaggaggaaaggaggaaaggaggctagagggaggagaggagagggaagaaaagaagggaggaggaaaggaaaggagggaggtaaGGAAGgggtgaggatggaggaggggagagaagagggaagacatGAACGGAAGAAGAAAGAAGTGAGTtaaggaaggggagagggaggaaagaaagagaggagatgagaggagaggagagggaggagaggagaggagaggagagggagaggagaggagaggagaggagaggagaggagaggagagggagagggagtggtggGTATTATTCttggcagggaggagaggagaggagagaaatggtaAGATtataggaaaggagagaggtaaggaaggggagagtgaggagagggaaaggagaggggaggtagTGGTGGGGTATGATAataggcagggaggagaggagaggagagaaagagaggagaggagaggaagtggtgcGTATGATTgtaggaaaggagagaggtaaggaaggggagaggagaggagaggagaggagaggagaggagaggagaggagaggagaggagaggtgagtagaggagatgagaggcgaggagatgagaggagaggagaggagaggagaggagaggagaggagaggagaggagaggagaggagaggggagggagtagTGGGTATGATTCTAGGCAGAGTAAATAATGCATTACCGCCAGGACGCTGGAGCTGCGCTGCTGCTTGTTGTAAGGGCTGTACTTGGGCTTCAGAGGCTTCCCCGCCACCCTGTCCTTATGCCGCCTGCTCGAGATGTGCTGAAATATTCAACAGGAGATCATGTACAGTAAATATCATGTCACTACGTGACTCTGTTCTTATGTCGCAATGTGCAACAAGAGACAATGTACAGTCAATAAAATGCAACcatgcaactctgttcttaaagggacactgtgtgagatttgtagttgtttatttccagaattcatgctgcccattcactaatgttacctttttcatgaatacttaccaccaccatcaaattctaagtattcattatgactggaaaaattgcacttttcatacatgtaaagggggatcttctccacggttctccattttgaatttcaaaaaatagccatttttacctgcaaaaatgactgtacttggaccatactagaaaatatttgtttattactttgtaaactttcatgtaaagatcaaatttggcaataggcagcacagtttcaatgagcagcatagttgcagtaccttttttgaccatttcctgcacagtgtacctttaagtcgtTTGCTCGAGATGTGCTGAAATATTCAACAGGGGATCATGTACAGTAAATATCATGTAACTAAGTGACTCTGTTCTCATGTTGTTTGCTAGTGATGTGCTGAAATGTGCAACAAGATATAGTGTACAGTAAAAAATAATGACGCCATGCAACTCTGTTCTTATGTCGTTTGCTGGTGATGAACTGAAATATGGAATAAACAATAATATGCAGAAAGAAAATGTGAAGTGTGACCACGTTCGTATCTCTGTGACCCTGCTTGACATGTGTTGAAATATTCAACAATCATGTGCAGTTACTGTAATATAATGCAAGACAACTTAACTGTGTGATTATGATGCTATCGATGTGTGTAAATATGCAATAAACAATAGTGTAATAAAACAATGTAAGAGGTTATGTTAGCTGTGCGTTTGCTAGTTATGTGCGAAAAATGTAATAAGCAATAATGTACAGGAGAAAAGAATAACATAAGAAATAATGAGTGAAACATATACTACTGTTGGCATCACATATGACGTAATACAATGTTCAAATCTCTATAATTCTCTCCTTATACCGCCTGCTCAAGATGTGTTGAAATATGCAAGAGACGATACTGTAGGAAAATACTGTATGACATTGGCTGCTCACAGCGTACCTCTGCAAAGCTATCTCAACAAATGAAATATGCACGAAGTAAAAATGCACAGTAAAAGGAAATCACGTTTGTTCTTTGAAGCCTTTTCTATACAGTTACATACAAGTTACATCAACAACTGTGCAGAGCGGAAAGAACAGGGAGTGAGTTGTTCTGACAGGCACGCTCAGGCTCAGGCACATAAGCACACGAATGAAATATGGATATGCCATGCTCTGCAAATCACTAACGTTATGGCACATCAAAACAACACGAGTGAGCAGAGCAACGACATGATTTGCGGCGCCCTTCTGGCCAGACGGGTGGAACATGTTCGAAAGACGTTCTTGAGCCCTGAGCAGCCGCCCCCACCTGCTTTAGTTGGATTTCCGAGTTGACGTGCACGTCGCAGATTTCGCAGTGGAACGTCTTGTTCTGAAGGCCCGAGCCCTTCAGGATCGCGCTGGCTTGTGCCTTGAGCTTGGACCCCGGCCTCGGATAGGCTTTGATCGGACCCGCTCCGCTCCTCGCCTCCAGCATGGTTTTGTGCTTTGAACCTAGTACATGTGAcacgagaggagaagaagaagaggaagaagaagaggaagaagaagaaagaggaggaggaggaggaggaggaggaggaggaggaagatgataagGAGAAGAGTAAGATAATTAggatgatgatagtgatgatgacagtgatgatgatgatgatgatgatgatgatgacgataatgatgatgatgatggtgaagatgatggtgatgaagtTGTCTGGTTCTTTCTGTCTCCTTTGCTCTAGCTTTCTTTCAGAGGACACCATAACAGATGGGCAGCAGCAGTAGCGCGCGGCGCCACACGCCTATATCTCCACCCCGCTGTGCTGCTGCAGAACAACTCGCACTGAATACAAAGTGAGCAGCACATCATTTGCAAATGGTAATGGTcctctaaaaaaacaaaaaaaactctgcACACATTATATTTGTGGCCATTTAGTGAGACCGTTGCTAATGATTGGAATGGACAACAAACAACCCAGGGCTGttttggagaggaggaagatggggcgGGGGGGCGTAGGTGGTGTAGGTGGGTGAGTGTTTAGTAGTGCTGCaccaataccattttttggccccggtACGATTCccgatacccgactgtgcagtatcggccgataccgataccataccgatgcTAATCTGTTTGAAATTTATTTAACTTTGTCGgactgctgcctacctttgtgaaacaggacaaGGACTAATACtctacaaagtgaatccagtagaacttttaatacttttttaaGTACCGCTGATATAAAATAACTTAGATCAAGGCTGCGTCAaagtgtcatacgagcatctgtaaatggtatcggtgctctatttgttggtactcgccgataccgatacaaccattttagtgcagtatcggggccccggccgatactggtatagGTATTGGTGCAACACTGGTGTTTAGCAAAGCAGACAGATGTGGGCGCACCTGTGTTGTGGGCTTCCAGCTGTGAGAGCGAGTTGACAGCCACTTTGCACAGAGAGCAGTAGAGCAGCTTCtttgccttctcctcctctgatTCGGTGTTGGggtctgctgctcctgctgttgtGGGTGTGGCTGTGGCGCCAGCTACCGTGCCATTGGACGCCGCCAACGCCCCCGCCGCCGTTGTGGTGGCCGACAATCCTCCAGCTGTCACCGCCGCTGGCGTGGCGACGGACGTGAGCTTGGCGGTGGCCCCCACCATCGTCGTCGTCTTCATCATCAAGGCCGCCGGTCCCTGGTGCTGCACGCCGCCGGGCACGTCCGACGTCAGCGGGAAGCTGGCGGACGTGGGTTCCAGAGCGGCGGCGGCGGGGAAGGGCTTGCAGAAGCCGGGCAGGGCCACCGCCGAGAGGCAGCCTGAGGCAGCCGCAGCCGCCAAGGGGGACAGGGGCAGGAACGCTTTGGGAGACACGCAGGAggtgctgctgttgttgatgtGCGCGCCGCCGTTGGGAGATTCCATATGTTTTTCTGTTGACATAAGAAtaaaaagaggaggaggcagagagagagagagagagagagagagagagagagagagagagagagagagagagagagagagagaggggggggggggacaaaaggagaaaaagaagacaaaacTGTCAGTGAGCGTGGGTGCACTGTATAACACTTCTTTATTCCCTAACACCCTCTGTGTTATTTGTGCGGGTGgaagtttcttcttttctctctctctctctctctctctctctctctctctctctctctctctctctctctctctctctctctgttgtgtaaGCCATCCTATCTGGAGGCGGCTGGCGTTCTCTTGACTCACAAAGCTAtaggctctctctcactctttcgtgTCTCTCGTGTTGGTGCTGGCCCGCTCAGTTGGCATGCTTTGCTTTCTGCACACTTTCCACAGTCGCCTCAGCTGTGAACCAcgctacacccccacccccacccccccaacccatcTCCTTTCCTCCGCCATGATGTGCTCCCATGCTACCAAGCCAGAGATGCCTTTTGCCTTTAGTCATGCCCTTGTCAGTCTGAGTCTACCTAGCACCACAGAGCCTGCAGTTTCCCCctcccacatccacatccactgcCCCCAGTCCCCTCTGCCTCCAGAACTAGGACTCTAACACCACCTCCTCAACCCACATGACCCCCACCCAGCTCAACTAAGAGATGCCCCACTTTTGCCTTTAGTCGTGCCCTTGTCAGTCTGAGTCTACCTAGCACCACAGAGTCTCCAGTCCCCCCTCCCACGTCTACTGCCCCCATTCCCCCCCTCCCACGTCCAGTGCCCCCAGTGCCCCTCTCCCCACGtcaagtgggcagtcatgggtgagcggttagggcgtcagacttgcatcccagaggttgctggttcgactcccgacccgccaggttggtggggggagtaatcaaccagtgctctcccccatcctcctccatgactgaggtaccctgagcatggtaccgtcccaccgcactgctccccatggggcgccactgagggctgcccccttgcacgggtgaggcataaatgcaatttcgttgtgtgcagtgtgcagtgttcacttgtgtgctgtggagtgctgtgtcacaatgacaatgggagttggagtttcccaatgggctttcacttcactctttctttcacttcacGCTTTCACTTTAAAAGTGCCCCTAGTCCACCCCCTCCCACGTCCAGTGCCCCTATTGCCCTCTGCCTCCCCAACTAGGACTCTaacaccaccccctcaacccaTCCAACCCCCACCCAGCTCAACTAGGATCCTAACACCACCCCCTCAAGCCA
Proteins encoded in this region:
- the znf385b gene encoding zinc finger protein 385B isoform X2, whose amino-acid sequence is MKTPLSPTHLFENGRLCFPYGACVEMKELHPAEVAPLLQPPAAHTADMQPQQQQPHQPQVEKKKLIYSLCEVCNIQLNSAAQAQVHYNGKSHLKRVKQLNNGEMPPASTSTSAPQLPLSTLTSSCSLSSLNSLNSLSSISSISSTSAMTTGSSCHSSPLPALVRTPSLMMHQSGCTLDMKPFMPFQVDTSSPVGLFPNFNTMDPVQKAVINHTFGVSIPPKKKQVISCNICQLRFNSDSQAEAHYKGSKHAKKLKAQESTKNKPPKSLNAAAAGPDGTKTITTTSTSSNCTTSNNTSSSTTTTSFSSCTAVTASNGCDQPEKHMESPNGGAHINNSSTSCVSPKAFLPLSPLAAAAASGCLSAVALPGFCKPFPAAAALEPTSASFPLTSDVPGGVQHQGPAALMMKTTTMVGATAKLTSVATPAAVTAGGLSATTTAAGALAASNGTVAGATATPTTAGAADPNTESEEEKAKKLLYCSLCKVAVNSLSQLEAHNTGSKHKTMLEARSGAGPIKAYPRPGSKLKAQASAILKGSGLQNKTFHCEICDVHVNSEIQLKQHISSRRHKDRVAGKPLKPKYSPYNKQQRSSSVLAAKLALQKDLVKPTITTAAFLSPNPFSATTVPSISLHARPNAASLFQTAGLPPSFLRAAPGPIRGPTTGSILFAPY
- the znf385b gene encoding zinc finger protein 385B isoform X1, with amino-acid sequence MFSINLPVKDKGGIMLYQDCMKTPLSPTHLFENGRLCFPYGACVEMKELHPAEVAPLLQPPAAHTADMQPQQQQPHQPQVEKKKLIYSLCEVCNIQLNSAAQAQVHYNGKSHLKRVKQLNNGEMPPASTSTSAPQLPLSTLTSSCSLSSLNSLNSLSSISSISSTSAMTTGSSCHSSPLPALVRTPSLMMHQSGCTLDMKPFMPFQVDTSSPVGLFPNFNTMDPVQKAVINHTFGVSIPPKKKQVISCNICQLRFNSDSQAEAHYKGSKHAKKLKAQESTKNKPPKSLNAAAAGPDGTKTITTTSTSSNCTTSNNTSSSTTTTSFSSCTAVTASNGCDQPEKHMESPNGGAHINNSSTSCVSPKAFLPLSPLAAAAASGCLSAVALPGFCKPFPAAAALEPTSASFPLTSDVPGGVQHQGPAALMMKTTTMVGATAKLTSVATPAAVTAGGLSATTTAAGALAASNGTVAGATATPTTAGAADPNTESEEEKAKKLLYCSLCKVAVNSLSQLEAHNTGSKHKTMLEARSGAGPIKAYPRPGSKLKAQASAILKGSGLQNKTFHCEICDVHVNSEIQLKQHISSRRHKDRVAGKPLKPKYSPYNKQQRSSSVLAAKLALQKDLVKPTITTAAFLSPNPFSATTVPSISLHARPNAASLFQTAGLPPSFLRAAPGPIRGPTTGSILFAPY